A single window of Nicotiana sylvestris chromosome 3, ASM39365v2, whole genome shotgun sequence DNA harbors:
- the LOC138887133 gene encoding uncharacterized protein: MDPLKYIFQKPMPTGKLAKWQILLSEFDIVYVTQKAIKGQALADHLAENPVDGEYEPLKTYFSDEEVLFIRKDIAESYVGRRMFFDGAANFKGFVIGAVLVSETGHHYLVSAKLRFSCTNNMAKYEAYILGLKMAIDMNIQELLVIGDSDFLIHQNEFTYALATLSSMIQHPDKNIMDLIPIKIHDQPAYCAHVEEEADGKPWFHDIKEYLTKGEYPELANSTQKRTLLRLSNNIFHSGGMLYSRTPDLGLLRCVDVKEASKLLGEIHAGTCGPHMNGFI; this comes from the exons atggatcctttgaagtacatcttccagaagcccatgcccactggaaagctagcTAAGTGGCAAAttttgttgagtgaatttgacattgtctacgtaactcagaaggcaatcaagggacaggcattagcagatcaccttgctgaaaaccccgtggatggggaatacgaacccctgaaaacgtatttttcTGACGAAGAAGTATTATTCATAAGaaaagatattgcagaatcctatgttGGTAgaagaatgtttttcgatggagcagcaaacttcaagggGTTTgtcataggagcagtcctagtatcggaAACCGGTCATCATTATCtggtgtccgccaaactcagattctcgtgcaccaacaatatggctaagtatgaagcctacatcttaGGTCTCAAAatggccatcgacatgaacattcaagagttgctagtgatcggagattcagactttcttatacatcag aatgagttcacttatgcattggctaccctatcatccatgatacaacatccagacaagaacatCATGGACCTTATCCCGATAAAAAtacatgatcagccagcttattgtgctcatgttgaggaagaagcagatggaaaaccttggtttcatgatatcaaggaatatttgacgaaaggagaatacccggagctcGCGAATTCTACCCAGAAGCGCACACTTCTAAGGTTATCCAACAATAtatttcacagcggaggaatgtTGTATAgtaggactcctgatttgggattactaaggtgtgtcgacgtgAAGGAAGCATCTAAACTACTAGGAGAAATCCATGCCGGGACTTGTggcccacatatgaatggttttatcTAA